The region GACCATGCTGCAGGCAACTGGGATCTTATTGGGAGCAACTGGGACCATACTGAAAACACAGTGGGAGTGACTCTAAGCGACTGGGATGATGCTGGGAGTGATCATGCCGGGATCATACTGGGGGTGACTGGGAACCACCGCTGAGGCGGCAGCGGCGGAGCTCGGAGGCGGCCCCAGCGCAGGTGGGAGCCGCGCTCGGTTCTggcggggctcggggctggcTGCGGGCGGAGGGGGCGGCAGGGGGCTGTGGCGGGTTCGTTGTGCCGTGTGGGCGCCGTGTTCGCCCTGGCGTGAGGGCGCTGCGGGAGCGGCTGCCCGCGGTCTCCTTCCCGCTGCTGCCTCGGCAGGAGCCGGTGCCGGAGCAGCGCTGGCTCGTCCTGgttgctgtggctgccccgtcGCCAGGACTGTTTCTTGGAAGGTTCAGACTTCCCAATCCACCCTCCAATATGCACACACCcgttttgtttgttttagtaaaacaaaacaatattaataactCCATTGAGTCTTTGTTCTTCTTCTCTAAGTTCAGGAATTTAACACGGCCTTGGCTGAGCAGCAGTTCATGGCAATCAGTAACATTTTCTGGAAGTGATAGtttctttcattccttcctACCTACAGCTCCCTGGCCCTATCTAAAGCAGATTGACGGGCTTTGTTTGTTTAAGTCACATTCACCTTAttcctttccccccctctcACTGCCGGAGCCCCTCCCCTGCTTGCGCTCGCAGGTGCCACCGAATGCGTGTCCCGGGATCGCATCTCCCCGCCCGCAGCCTCCAGCACCCGCCCTGTCCTGGGCTGGGTCTGGGCTGGTGGCAGCGAGCCCGACAGAAACCAACGCCCGCGGGGCCACTGGCGCCGGGGCTCAGAGCCGTGCAAGGGACGCTTTGGTTTGCAGGGGCGGAAGGGCCTGGGCTCCTCCCCTGCCCCGTTTGACTTGGTTTAGGATTCAATATTTTCGCCGAcgtgagaggggaaaaaggcgTGGTTTTTCTCCAGCACTGGGCAGGTTTTTGTCCCTCGCATTTGGGCCTTCCCCGGGTCCCCTCTGGCCTCTTGCAGAACCAGTGGCATTTCCCACCCCACGCGGTTTGTAAACAAGAGTCGGCTGCAGTCGAGAAGGCTCCAGGCGCCTCCTTCCAGGCTGACTCTGCCGATGCTGAGGCTGTTCTGGGCTCTGCCGGGGCTCTGTTGGGGCTCAGCTCTGGGCAAGGCTGGGCCCGCTCTCCCCTCACATTGCTCCGGGCAGCTGAGTCATGGGGGGACAAGGAAGGGACACGTCAAGGGATTTGAGGTTTAACAGAGTTTTTATTCAAAAAACTGCCATAACTACCAGGCTGTCCTAACCACCATAACTAACTAGCAGTGCTAACTACCGTAACTATCCACTTGTTCTAACTACTGTAACGAAAAGCTGTCCCCAGGTGCTTCAGGTCCTCCGCTGCTCCCTCAATTGCTTTGCTGCGGTGATCAgagggctcaggctggagagaggCTTGGCTGATGATAAAAATGGGTGCTGCccaaaggatgaaaaagaaagaaaNNNNNNNNNNACTCCTCTCTGccctctggctgcagggctgtgctgctgtcagaaTGTTCAGCCCAGGATCCCGCAGCAGAGGGAGCTTCAGTGTCCTCTTCCCAAGCAGAGGGAGCTTCCCCATCCTCTTCCCAAAATGCAGCGGGTTCCTGGTCTTCTTTCCAAGCCACAGGATGTTTGCCATCCTCTTCCCATGCCGGGAGAATTGCAGCCTCCTCTTCCCAAATCACAGGATGTCCTCTGTCCTCGTTCCACGCTGGCAGATGTCCGTCGTCCTTGTCCCATGCTGCTGGAGCCTCGCTGTCCTCGTCCCACACCGGGTGATGTCCACCATCCTCGCCCCACACCACAGGAGCCTCGCTGTTGTATTCCCAAACCGTGGGATGTTTGCCCTCATCTCCCGGGACAGAGGGAGGTTCACCATCATCCCCCAGAATGGGGGGAAGTTCACTGctgtcttcctcctctttgGCCTCCTCTTTGGAAGCAGAGGGAGCCCGAGGAGGAGCTGATGCTGCTTTTGTGCCCTGTGGACAGATGGTAGCGTGAGGGACGGGAAGTTCTATCTCAGTTATCGCCTTATTTATCCTCAGCTACACATCCAGCTGCACTAAGCAGAAATGGGACTCGGAGCTGTTCAAACTAGGAATGGGCTAAAGTCGACATTGCCACTTATTGCTGGGCATTCCATATTCCACTGTGGCTAAAGCCAGCAAGCAATCTTCTGCCTGCAAAACCAGACCTGCAGCTCTTCAAAAGCTCTtcagcagagaaggagaaaagtgccagggatcctgctgctgctgctgctgctgctgctgctgcaaagacaCTGGCAGGAACTTTCCTTCAGCCTCCCAGGCTGGCGCTCGACTGCCACACGCCAAGCTCACAACTCTCTGCACAGTTCCGACCACCAAAGGTTCCTTTCCCACTCACCGAAGGAGGAGCTGCTCGGGATCCACGCGTGAGGTGCCCTGCAACGGGACAGGGAACACGAACCAGATGCTGTTAGGAAAAACCTGCCCGTGGTGGGAACTCCCACGGAGCAAGGCAACCCCGAGAGAGCATTTTGCTTCCACAACATCCCTCCAGGAGCCACAGTCCCTTCGCACAGCAAGCAAGAGAACAGCACAGAATCCTGGGCTGTGTCAGCTCTTGGCTGGAGCAGCCACCGGAGGGAGTTCCAGGCTCCGCTGGCACAGACTCTGCGCTTGAGGGAACAGAACCCCCCCGGCTCCATTGCAAATGCTGTGCACGCCCCGCTGGCTGCAGACACCCCCTTTTTccgctgcagctgctggcaggagctctCCCAAACCAACGGTGTCTTAATGGCAATTTGGTTACAAAGGCAGCTCAATTCCAGTGGGAGAACAGAAAGCACACAGCAAGCCCGCAGGCACTGATGCTGCACCCAGGGAAAACCTCGACTTACGTGCCAAGTGGGCTAAAAAATAGCCCGAATAAGCCACAGAGTACAGAGTGCAAACTGCAGCAACCGCTTGCTGGATCATTTTGGCTGCGCTGCACACGTCGCAGACTGTACCCCTGCAAGCACACAAGGACACCCgtcaggggctgggctggctgctgagAATGCCTCGGGCAGGAGGATCCTCCGGCAACCAGCGGGCGCCCAGAGCCGCTCTGGACACTGAGGGCTCCGTGCCCACAGCAACGGGAACACGGCGAGGACGCGGCAGCGTTGCGTGacatcacagcagcagctcacgCAAGACCGCCTGGAAGGTTCTCCTCTGTCACAAAGGAGCACAAAGGATCTCCCCTTACATCAGCCAATACACACAGAGGAGAGGCCCTTCCGCTGCCCTGAGTGTGGGAAGGGTTTCAACCACAGCTCAAACACCAACGGAGGCACCGCTAAGGGAAGCCCTGCGAGTGCCCCGAGTGCGGGAAGAGCTTCGTGcgctgctccagctccatcccccgTGGGAGGATCGGCGTTGGATGATCCCCAGTGACCGCCGTggggcagagccctggtgaCCCCCGTTCCGGGTGATCCGCGctgggtggggggaaggtgttggagagatttctttgccttctccttgtgctgctgtgaTGTGGTTGGTAATAAattccctccctgtgcccaggctgggTCTGTTGTGCCCGTGCCGGTGCTCGGGGCGGGATCTCTCCCGGTCCTTCTCTCAGCTCCTGGGCTTTTCCTTGTAtttcctgtccctgtgcagtagcagagggcagggacagagcgGTTTTGGTGTCTCCCGGCATccaggcagggccagcccagccccgggggTTGTGAGGGGCTTGTGGGGGTCCCCCGTTTGCGGGACATCCGCTTGGTTTGGGTTGTTCTTCCCAAGCTGGGCATAAACGACTTTGGGAGTTTTCTGCCACAAATCTCTCCCCTCGTGCACTCAGCCAAAGGGGTTTGGGCGGTTTTCCCTTTTTCGGGGAAATCAAAGCCATGCACTGATGCTCCGAATTAGGGGCGGGAGTAGCGAGGCCGCAGGGCTTCCCAAGGAGCCGGAGCCAGCCAACACGCAGGGCTGGGCAGGTCGGGCCGGGAGCAGCGGAGagctttgtttctcttctcagCTGAATGGCGGCTCGGGCCGGGCCCGTTCCAGCGCGTTCCTCAGCTGCGGCTTTCCCCTCACGCAGCCCGGGGGGCGCTgggagcgcggggcggggctgggCCGTGTGCAGAGCCCGCCCCTCGCTCCGATTGGGCGGTGCTGCCGTCAGTCGTGGTTCTGGCGCGCTGATTGGTCGGAGCGGGGAGCAGCCCGGGCCCGGAGCCGCCGGCAGGGCGGCCGTGGCGCAGCAGAGGCGCCATTGGCGGAGCGTCGGTGCGggcccgggagcggcggcggcggccggagcCCGTAGGCGGCAGCGGCGGAGCTCGGAGGCGGCCCCAGCGCAGGTGGGAGCCGCGCTCGGTTCTggcggggctcggggctggcTGCGGGCGGAGGGGGCGGCAGGGGGCTGTGGCGGGTTCGTTGTGCCGTGTGGGCGCCGTGTTCGCCCTGGCGTGAGGGCGCTGCGGGAGCGGCTGCCCGCGGTCTCCTTCCCGCTGCTGCCTCGGCAGGAGCCGGTGCCGGAGCAGCGCTGGCTCGTCCCGGTGCTGTGGGTAGGACAGAGGTGGCTGCCCCGTGGCCGGGTGTGCGGGAAAGTTCCCGTGGCCAGAGGTTTGTGTCCCCAGAGGAGCCGGAGGAGTCCTGTAAAAGTAACTTTATTCCTGGGCAAAGGGAGAGGCCACGGGGCATTTCCCGTGGGGTCTGTCCAAGTGTTGGAGGACGCAGCCTCCTTTTTTATGCCGATTTGCCCGGCCGCATCTCCGTGTCCCTTTCCCCAGTGGCTGAGGTCCTTGGAAGGTACAGACTTCCCGATCCGCCTGCTGCATGTGCCCCTTAATGTGCACCCCACTTTGTATAACATCCGATATTCATGGCTCTGttaagttttatttcctttgttctctGTTTCACCACTTTTCCTTGGCCATCTCTTTGCCAAGAGCACTTTGAGTCATTTAATTTTCCACAACCTCCTGGTCCTTCTGCTGGAAGAGAATCTGATGCCATCCCAGGGTGAAATGTGGCGTTGCTCATGGGAGTGGATTGGTGGGTGAGAAggtcaggagctggagctgtgtgcttGGTTATGATTTGGAGCGACAGCTTGTATTCTAATGATGCATTGAAATGATCAGTGGGTTCTCTGGCACCTGGTATGAATTTGTTTGGgttcccaggggctgctccatgGTGTTGTAGGAtttgttctgttcttttccccatttttggGCGCTCCCAGAAATGCCAGGGATGCATCAATTGACCGCTTTTCTCGGATTAAATCATCACATCCTTGGATTCTCAAGTGATTTCGCTGAACTTGTGTCAGCAAAAGCAGTCCAGTGGTCAAACCCACCCTATATAACACAGACAGTGCCAGCAGATGTTGGAGTGGGGAGAGGGATGATTCCCCCCCGCTTTTGTGAGTGAAGTTCTCCCAACATTCTCcgtttgctgttttcctttgcagcttCAGGATTTCTGTGCAGAGTCAGAGATGCTCAGTGTGGGCTCTGCCTTTAGCGATGCAAATTCTGTCtgtgcagggaggcagaggtTGGGGTAAGGGGCAGAGGGAATCAGCCCAATTCCTGTGGCAGGCAAGGAGAGCCTGGGACATTGTGCACACTTCCCCCAGCAGAGttaatttgcatttctaaagctcctctgctggctgcctggaAGGAAGCTTCTCTTGCAGGGCAGCCATCAGGTGACTCACAAGTGCCCCCCCCCAAAAGcggcttttttccccttttttttaaaaatattttattaactgTTTATGAGTTAAAGGGTCACTTTTAAAGCTCTTCCAGTTTTGCAAAATGCAACCTACAGGTGAACATTGAAAAACCCATTCCAAAATTCTGCCATCACTaacagccacacacacacatacacaaaaatgCCCCAAAGCAATAAAGATTTTTGCTTCTTCTCCTCGGACTAAAAATTGACTCTCACACCTTTGGCCCAAACCCAACTGACAATATCAAAGTAGgattattaagaaaaaacattctAATGGTGTAATCTTGTCACTGAAACTGTGGGAAGAACAAAAACTCTCCAACGACCTTTTTAGTGTTAGAGGATCAAGGCATTACTTTATTCTGGCCAGGATGTGGAAGAGAAATCATTTCATGGACACATAGCCCGGGTGTGCAGAGAAAATCATTCCATGGCACACGAGTTTTACTCAATTTTTCCTCAACTCTGTGCAGTCTAAACCCATAGAAATCCGTAGGTTTAATGTTCATTGGTTCCAAGTTGGGTGGTTCTTAGTATTTGGTTTCCTATTGGCCCCGGATTGCTTGGCCTCTGATGTTAATTAGGTCCACACTCCTTGAGTTCCTTCTCGGCCTTTTCCAGAGCAGGGGTCTCCAGCTGTGCCGGGGGCAGTGTCTGGGGTAGCTGTTCCTTGATGTTTGCTGATGTGCGTTGATGTTTTGTTGATGGTTGTTATCTTTTGGGTATCTTTTGGGCTATTCCCAGTCTGTTGAGATGTTAAGCTCATCTCTGTTGAGTGGTGTAACATCCCTTAACAAACACTTTCAAATTCCTTTCCCCAAGGCAGAGGCAAACCAAGCCTGAGTAGcgaaataaaattttaaagcaattctgAACTTGGTATATTTTCCAGCAATCGAATCCCGCCCAGCCCAGAGTGTGAGTGTAACTGAGAGCCAGAGTGGAATTCTCCCGCTGTCTCCCGCAGCAGCTGTGGCGAGTGCAGGCACAGAAAGCTCTGAAGCTCGCCCGGTGCCAGCGAGGATTGGCCCCCAGTGCCTGGAGATGCCAGAGGAGGTGCCCAGCCAGACTATTTCGGGTTCGGGAACGGGGCAGGAGGAcgaggagggagggaggaggggaggtggGACTGGGACGGGGcggcaggaggaagaggagcaggaggagggaggaagaggcgGAGCGGCAGCGGGAAgctggaagagaggaggagaggcGGGATCACGCGGCTCCAGCGCTCGCTGAACTCGCAGCCCCCCGGGACCATCTCCCCCCATCCCGCAGGTTGCCGCTCGGGGGACATCGGGGTCCCCGGGAGGTGTTTTTGGGGGTGCCGGTGGCGGTGGCGGCAGAGccccggcgggggcgggggaTGCGGGTCCCCCGCGGTGGGGGTTGGGCTTCCCGGGCCGGGCCCTCGAGCTCTGCCGGGGCCCCGTGGGGAgcgcgcggggccggcgggggcggggggacACCGGTTTTGGGGAGCCCCGGGAGCCCCGGCTTCCGTAAGCGGGACCCCAGAGAGAGGAGAGCCCCAGGAGCCCAAAGCGGGGAGCCCGAGAGGGGGGAGCCCTGGGATTGGCGGGACCCCGGCGGGGGggtctgggggctgcaggggcggCATGGCCGGGAAAGGGGCTCCGGGGTCCCGGGGCCCGGAGGTGGCTGCTCCCAGTAGGAGCCCAGTCAGTCCCAGTATGATCCTGGTcacttcccctccctccctgcatgATCCCTGTTGCTCCCAGTAGGAGCCCAGTCACTCCCCATCACTCTGTTATGATACCATTTTCCCCCAGCACGGTCCCAGTTGCTCCCAgttcctcctccagcttttgTCCAGTGTgttcccagttctcccagttGCCCCAGCATAgtcccagtcactcccagtaTGATGCCAATCTTTTCCAGCAAGGCCCCAGTCACTTACACTTGCCCCAGTTGCCCCCAGCTTGGTCCCAGTTCCCCCCAGCACATTCCCAGTTGCTCCCAGTTTGTTCCCAGTCCCCACTCGAATGGTCTCAAGCACTCCCAGTATATCCCAGTAGTGCTGAACATTCTTGTAGTCATTCCCAGGCACTCCCAGTTACCTCAGCATGGTTCAGTTGCCCCCAGTATCatcccagtcactcccagtaCATCCCAGTTGTCACCAGCATGCACCCTGTCACCCCCAGCATGCTCCCAGTCactcctgcctcctcccactTGCTTTCATCATGATTCCAGTTGCTCACAGCCACTCCCAGTCAATGCCAGTATGATTCCAGTCACCCTCAGTGTAATCCCAATCTCACCCAGCATGGACCCATTGTGATCCCAGTATGATGCCAGTTGCCCCCAGAATAGTTCCAGTTGTTCCCAGTTCCTCCCAGTATGATCCCATTTGCCCCTAGGATAGTCCCAGTCCCTCTCAGCATGGTCCCAGTCACACCCAGTTGCCCCCAGTGTAGATCCAGTCActcccagtgtcccccagcGTAGTCCCAGAGTTTGCCAGCATGGTCCCAGCTGTTTCCAGCGTGTTTCCAGTCACTCCAGTATGGTTACAGACAGAACCAGTATATCCCAGTTGCCCTCAGCATGCTCCTAGTCATTCTCAGGCCCTCCCAGTTGCCCCAGTAAGGTTCTCAGAATGATCCCAGTCTTTCCTAGTTACTCCCACTTACCTCCAGGATGATCACAGTTTCTGTCAGTGTCCCAAAGTGTggtcccagctgctcccagtaTGGTCCCAGTTGTGGTCTCAGTCCCCTCAGCATGGTTCCAGTACTTTCTAGTTGATCCCGGCTGCTCCCAATGTGTCCCCATTTTCCTCCCAACATGGGCCCAGTAGCTCCCAGTAACTCCCAGTCAGGTTCCATTCACACCCACTGTAATCCCAGTGGCTCCCAGGATGATCCAATAGGACCCCGAGTCACTCCCAGTATGGTTCCAGTCACTTCCAGGATGATCCCAGTCACCCCCAGTACGATGCCAGTTGCCCCAAACTCCCTGTCAACCCCATTATGATCCCAGTAGCCTCCAATATGATCCCAGTCACTTCCTGCCACTTCCAGTATGATCCCAGTTGCACCCAGTCACCCCCAGTATGATCCCAGTCATTCCCAGATACTCCCAGTATTATTCCAGTCATGCCCAGAGTGACTCCCTGTCACTCCCAGGCTGGGCCCAGTTTCTCCCAGTCACTTCCAGCATGGTTCCAGTCACAGCCAGCACCTTTCCAGTCAGTCCCAGTCTGGTTCCGGTAGGATCCCAGTCACTCTCAGATATTGCCAGTACTATTTCAGTCACTCCCAGTATGATCCCAGTCAGTTCCAATGGGATGCCAGTATGACCCCAGcatgggcacagctgctcccattATCATCCAGTGTGGTTCCAGTTGCTCCCATTTACCCCCACTGTGGTTTCAGTCTctcc is a window of Corvus cornix cornix isolate S_Up_H32 unplaced genomic scaffold, ASM73873v5 scaffold3, whole genome shotgun sequence DNA encoding:
- the LOC120412203 gene encoding LWamide neuropeptides-like, translating into MIQQAVAAVCTLYSVAYSGYFLAHLARHLTRGSRAAPPSGTKAASAPPRAPSASKEEAKEEEDSSELPPILGDDGEPPSVPGDEGKHPTVWEYNSEAPVVWGEDGGHHPVWDEDSEAPAAWDKDDGHLPAWNEDRGHPVIWEEEAAILPAWEEDGKHPVAWKEDQEPAAFWEEDGEAPSAWEEDTEAPSAAGSWAEHSDSSTALQPEGREDHSNQDEPALLRHRLLPRQQREGDRGQPLPQRPHARANTAPTRHNEPATAPCRPLRPQPAPSPARTERGSHLRWGRLRAPPLPPQRWFPVTPSMIPA